A genomic segment from Propioniciclava sp. MC1595 encodes:
- a CDS encoding MATE family efflux transporter: MFPLRTRLDSALTRWFATSTLSYRQVGALVGPLVLSQAWIVGQGVLNPVLVAPVGQSAINAVSTVEYLNMLCASVLMAVAAAGSVLAAQHVGASSLRSGGADHGEGVRRAAVGTVWTATLVGLAIAVPLALAHGAVLDVLLGPLGRDAVALGRVYLLAAALSYPAFGAVEGAAAVLRGTARTRAALNLTLVMHGGYVVLALLLVVGAGQGVAGLAWAIVASRWVAVVVALAELRRHGLVGGGASAWLPRLDLLTRIAVLSVPFVIEMAFFNGGKLLAQWFVVGMGPGHVTVNAIMVSLTMFAEIVAFSMSLALVPLVGQAVGAGRFDEARRLVRSFVLASVAVLVVTCLLMLAVFDPLLDLYRTPDDLRGTVTLVFLITLVGRIIGAWSLSFLVPAALRAAGDASFATLVTSVSMVLRVLGIWVFGVLLGGGVVAVWTVMVSEWTLRGIIFGWRFRTGAWERKRWVDVAG; encoded by the coding sequence GTGTTCCCCCTCCGCACCCGCCTCGACTCGGCGCTGACCCGTTGGTTCGCGACGAGCACCCTGTCGTACCGGCAGGTGGGCGCACTGGTGGGGCCGCTCGTGCTCAGCCAGGCGTGGATCGTCGGGCAGGGCGTGCTGAACCCGGTGCTGGTCGCCCCGGTGGGCCAGTCCGCCATCAACGCGGTGAGCACGGTGGAGTACCTCAACATGCTGTGCGCCAGCGTCCTGATGGCGGTCGCCGCCGCGGGCTCGGTGCTGGCGGCGCAGCACGTGGGCGCCTCGTCGCTGCGGTCAGGTGGCGCCGACCACGGCGAGGGCGTCCGGAGGGCCGCCGTGGGCACGGTCTGGACCGCCACCCTGGTGGGGCTGGCGATCGCGGTCCCGCTGGCGCTCGCGCACGGCGCGGTGCTCGACGTTCTGCTGGGCCCGCTCGGCCGCGACGCCGTGGCCCTGGGCCGCGTCTACCTGCTCGCGGCCGCGCTGTCGTACCCGGCGTTCGGGGCCGTGGAGGGTGCGGCGGCCGTCCTGCGCGGCACCGCGCGCACGCGCGCCGCCCTGAACCTCACCCTGGTGATGCACGGCGGCTACGTCGTCCTGGCGCTCCTGCTCGTCGTCGGCGCAGGCCAAGGTGTGGCCGGGCTGGCGTGGGCCATCGTCGCCTCCCGCTGGGTCGCGGTGGTGGTCGCCCTCGCCGAGCTGCGCCGTCACGGGCTGGTCGGGGGCGGGGCGTCCGCCTGGCTGCCGCGCCTCGACCTGCTGACCCGCATCGCCGTGCTCAGCGTGCCGTTCGTGATCGAGATGGCCTTCTTCAACGGCGGCAAGCTGCTCGCCCAGTGGTTCGTGGTCGGCATGGGCCCGGGGCACGTGACCGTCAACGCGATCATGGTGTCGCTGACGATGTTCGCCGAGATCGTCGCGTTCTCGATGAGCCTCGCGCTGGTCCCGCTCGTGGGCCAGGCCGTCGGCGCCGGGCGCTTCGACGAGGCGCGCCGGCTCGTCCGCTCGTTCGTGCTCGCCTCGGTGGCGGTGCTGGTGGTCACCTGCCTGCTCATGTTGGCGGTGTTCGACCCGCTGCTGGACCTCTACCGCACGCCCGATGACCTCCGCGGCACCGTGACGCTGGTCTTCCTGATCACCCTCGTGGGCCGGATCATCGGCGCCTGGTCGCTGTCGTTCCTCGTGCCCGCCGCCCTGCGCGCGGCCGGGGACGCCTCCTTCGCCACCCTCGTCACCAGCGTCTCGATGGTGCTGCGCGTGCTGGGCATCTGGGTGTTCGGCGTCCTCCTGGGCGGCGGGGTCGTGGCCGTCTGGACGGTGATGGTCTCGGAGTGGACGCTGCGCGGGATCATCTTCGGGTGGCGCTTCCGCACCGGCGCGTGGGAGCGCAAGCGCTGGGTCGACGTGGCGGGCTGA
- a CDS encoding Nramp family divalent metal transporter: protein MTEPIDDGRKAGHHERVDDDGGQVAKWKIIGPGIVVAGTGVGAADMVATLVAGSRYGYMLLWAVLFGVIMKIILVEGAGRYSLATGYTMFEGWRRLGKWTTFYFAPYIVIWGFVYGASAMSSTALPLAALFPQVPLIAFAIATGIIGFLLVWFNHYAIVEKVSAVLVGLMFLTIVTLAIIALPNVPEMLGGLLPRLPDDPNGIMYTLALAGGVGGTITLAAYGYWLREKGWYTPKWMQVMRIDNTMAYVITGIFVVSMLIVGAEVVRAAGVTLSAGDKGLLDLERVLEERYGLFVGKAFLVGFFAAALSSVIGVWNGVSLMFADFMGRMRGLPDGHPDTRVGGKYFKWYLIWLTFPPMILLFLDQPFGLIIAYGVLGALFMPFMAVANLGLLNGKHIPAEWRNNWWQNIALGITAVLFIILGVYQLWNAIT from the coding sequence GTGACCGAACCCATCGACGACGGCCGGAAGGCCGGCCACCACGAACGCGTCGACGACGACGGCGGCCAGGTCGCCAAGTGGAAGATCATCGGCCCCGGCATCGTCGTGGCCGGCACGGGCGTGGGCGCGGCCGACATGGTCGCGACGCTGGTCGCCGGCTCCCGCTACGGCTACATGCTGCTCTGGGCCGTGCTCTTCGGCGTCATCATGAAGATCATCCTGGTCGAGGGTGCGGGTCGGTACTCGCTGGCCACCGGCTACACGATGTTCGAGGGCTGGCGCCGCCTCGGCAAGTGGACGACGTTCTACTTCGCGCCCTACATCGTCATCTGGGGCTTCGTCTACGGCGCGAGCGCGATGTCGTCGACCGCCCTGCCGCTGGCCGCGCTGTTCCCGCAGGTGCCGCTGATCGCGTTCGCCATCGCGACGGGAATCATCGGCTTCCTGCTGGTGTGGTTCAACCACTACGCGATCGTCGAGAAGGTGTCGGCCGTCCTGGTCGGCCTGATGTTCCTCACCATCGTGACCCTGGCGATCATCGCCCTGCCGAACGTCCCCGAGATGCTGGGCGGACTCCTCCCGCGCCTGCCCGACGACCCGAACGGCATCATGTACACCCTCGCGCTCGCCGGCGGCGTCGGCGGCACCATCACCCTGGCGGCCTACGGCTACTGGCTGCGTGAGAAGGGCTGGTACACGCCCAAGTGGATGCAGGTCATGCGCATCGACAACACGATGGCCTACGTCATCACCGGCATCTTCGTGGTCTCGATGCTCATCGTCGGCGCCGAGGTCGTCCGCGCGGCCGGCGTCACGCTGAGCGCCGGTGACAAGGGCCTGCTCGACCTCGAGCGCGTGCTCGAGGAGCGCTACGGCCTGTTCGTCGGCAAGGCCTTCCTCGTCGGCTTCTTCGCCGCCGCGTTGTCGTCGGTCATCGGCGTGTGGAACGGCGTCTCGCTGATGTTCGCCGACTTCATGGGTCGCATGCGCGGCCTGCCCGACGGGCACCCCGACACACGCGTGGGTGGCAAGTACTTCAAGTGGTACCTGATCTGGCTGACCTTCCCGCCGATGATCCTGCTGTTCCTCGACCAGCCGTTCGGCCTGATCATCGCCTACGGCGTGCTCGGCGCCCTGTTCATGCCCTTCATGGCCGTGGCCAACCTGGGCCTGCTCAACGGCAAGCACATCCCCGCCGAGTGGCGGAACAACTGGTGGCAGAACATCGCCCTGGGCATCACCGCGGTGCTGTTCATCATCCTCGGCGTCTACCAACTCTGGAACGCCATCACCTGA
- a CDS encoding HAMP domain-containing sensor histidine kinase, protein MTTPTPTGRRGLSLAWRIRLALVALVALTCAVLTGVATTTLQQSNEGRLQSMVTSDLLADTDAVGKTAMAHPEIRDTVALVVAVEWPNTTVSTHRLLLWVDRNTEDFGTAVEYAVVNEGGFTAKAARCAGPGVFEQFTTTTYSAGSSTHWTIACDDQVLGFSYYSTGEQAGGWLLVHGLDRALAGDPVPDLARTLLLASAVALVATLLVAGWLTELISRPLARAREMADEVASGDLGVRLPVEGADEVAGMSAAVNTMADRLTAQIDDLARANQVQRRFVADVAHELRTPTAALLASAESLAHPETRDEASGLVIPQLRRLAGLTEDLLEISRMDAGRAAVVPSQVDLVDLVREVVDETGRPVDVALSAPAELPVELDPARTRVVVRNLVANALQHGAPPVTVRVGEAVGEAVVSVTDAGPGVPPDLRERVFDRFTRGDEARHGASTGLGLAIARENARLLGGTLDLGADGTTFTLRLPATRGHAT, encoded by the coding sequence ATGACCACCCCCACCCCCACCGGACGCCGCGGGCTCAGCCTCGCCTGGCGCATCCGCCTCGCCCTGGTCGCCCTCGTGGCGCTCACCTGCGCGGTCCTGACCGGGGTCGCCACCACCACGCTGCAGCAGTCGAACGAGGGCCGGCTGCAGTCCATGGTCACGAGCGACCTCCTGGCCGACACCGACGCGGTCGGGAAGACCGCGATGGCCCACCCCGAGATCCGGGACACCGTCGCGCTGGTGGTGGCCGTGGAGTGGCCCAACACGACCGTCAGCACCCACCGCCTGCTCCTGTGGGTCGACCGGAACACCGAGGACTTCGGCACCGCCGTCGAGTACGCGGTCGTGAACGAGGGTGGCTTCACCGCGAAGGCGGCGCGCTGTGCCGGCCCGGGCGTGTTCGAGCAGTTCACGACGACGACGTACTCCGCCGGCAGCAGCACGCACTGGACGATCGCCTGTGACGACCAGGTGCTCGGCTTCTCCTACTACTCCACCGGCGAGCAGGCCGGCGGGTGGCTGCTCGTGCACGGGCTCGACCGCGCGCTGGCCGGGGACCCGGTGCCCGACCTCGCCCGCACCCTGCTGCTCGCCTCCGCGGTCGCCCTGGTGGCCACGCTGCTCGTGGCCGGCTGGCTCACCGAGCTGATCAGCCGGCCGCTCGCCCGGGCGCGGGAGATGGCCGACGAGGTGGCGTCCGGTGACCTGGGGGTGCGCCTGCCGGTCGAGGGCGCCGACGAGGTGGCCGGCATGTCGGCCGCGGTCAACACCATGGCCGACCGCCTGACCGCCCAGATCGACGACCTCGCGCGCGCCAACCAGGTGCAGCGCCGCTTCGTCGCCGACGTCGCCCACGAGCTCCGCACCCCGACCGCGGCGCTGCTCGCCTCGGCCGAGTCGCTGGCCCACCCGGAGACCCGCGACGAGGCGTCCGGGCTGGTCATCCCGCAACTGCGGCGCCTGGCCGGCCTCACCGAGGACCTCCTCGAGATCTCCCGCATGGACGCCGGCCGCGCGGCCGTGGTGCCCAGCCAGGTCGACCTCGTCGACCTGGTCCGCGAGGTGGTCGACGAGACCGGACGCCCCGTTGACGTCGCGCTCTCGGCCCCGGCCGAGCTGCCGGTCGAGCTGGACCCCGCCCGCACCCGCGTGGTCGTGCGCAACCTCGTGGCCAACGCCCTGCAGCACGGCGCCCCGCCGGTCACCGTGCGGGTGGGCGAGGCCGTGGGGGAGGCGGTCGTGTCCGTCACCGACGCCGGCCCGGGGGTGCCGCCCGACCTGCGCGAGCGCGTGTTCGACCGGTTCACCCGCGGCGACGAGGCCCGGCACGGCGCCTCGACCGGCCTGGGGCTGGCCATCGCCCGCGAGAACGCCCGCCTGCTCGGCGGCACGCTCGACCTGGGCGCCGACGGGACCACCTTCACCCTGAGGCTGCCCGCCACAAGGGGCCACGCCACGTAG
- a CDS encoding bifunctional nuclease family protein: MVEVNVAMIAVDAEGSPVLLLRPVDGAEAGVMLPIWIGPMETAAIMVTSGMTDAPERPLTYDLMVRLLDALGGSVRRVEVTALVEGTFHATLTLLTPEGERPIDARPSDSIALALRVGAPIFVADEVMAEAAIPDVTHDAGQTLAEFTDFIEQVEPDDFRN, from the coding sequence ATGGTCGAGGTGAACGTCGCGATGATCGCGGTCGACGCCGAGGGCAGCCCGGTGCTGCTGCTCCGGCCGGTCGACGGGGCCGAGGCCGGTGTGATGCTGCCGATCTGGATCGGCCCGATGGAGACCGCGGCCATCATGGTGACCTCCGGCATGACGGACGCCCCCGAGCGCCCGCTCACCTACGACCTGATGGTGCGGCTGCTGGACGCCCTGGGCGGCAGCGTCCGGCGCGTCGAGGTGACGGCGCTGGTGGAGGGCACGTTCCACGCGACCCTCACCCTGCTGACGCCCGAGGGCGAGCGGCCCATCGACGCGCGCCCCTCCGACTCGATCGCCCTGGCCCTGCGCGTGGGCGCGCCCATCTTCGTGGCCGACGAGGTCATGGCCGAGGCCGCGATCCCCGACGTCACCCACGACGCTGGCCAGACGCTCGCCGAGTTCACCGACTTCATCGAGCAGGTCGAGCCCGACGACTTCCGCAACTGA
- a CDS encoding response regulator transcription factor: protein MSHLLLVEDDAGVAKLLALAMRSLGHTVTVAPDGYAGLDALDRETVDVVLLDVMMPGIDGFETARRMRARSQVPIVMLTARSDPVDIVAGLECGADDYVTKPAEPRVLDARVKAILRRATPAPEDVVVHRIGDLVLDPGARKLSRGASEVPLTPTEFDVLAELADHRGQALSRHQLLQRVWGYGYAGDSRLVDAVIQRLRTKVEPAPARPTHIQTVRGVGYRLERP, encoded by the coding sequence ATGAGCCACCTGCTGCTGGTCGAGGACGACGCCGGCGTGGCCAAGCTGCTGGCCCTGGCGATGCGGTCGTTGGGACACACCGTCACGGTCGCGCCCGACGGGTACGCCGGGCTGGATGCCCTGGACCGGGAGACCGTCGACGTCGTCCTGCTCGACGTGATGATGCCCGGCATCGACGGCTTCGAGACCGCCCGCCGGATGCGCGCCCGCTCCCAGGTCCCGATCGTGATGCTGACCGCGCGCTCCGACCCGGTCGACATCGTCGCCGGCCTCGAGTGCGGCGCCGACGACTACGTCACCAAGCCCGCGGAGCCGCGGGTGCTGGACGCCCGAGTGAAGGCCATCCTGCGCCGGGCCACCCCCGCCCCAGAGGACGTCGTCGTCCACCGCATCGGCGACCTCGTCCTCGACCCGGGCGCCCGCAAGCTCTCGCGCGGGGCGTCCGAGGTGCCGCTGACCCCCACCGAGTTCGACGTCCTGGCCGAGCTGGCGGACCACCGCGGCCAGGCCCTCAGCCGCCACCAGCTGCTGCAGCGCGTCTGGGGCTACGGCTACGCCGGCGACTCCCGGCTCGTCGACGCCGTCATCCAGCGCCTGCGCACCAAGGTCGAGCCCGCCCCCGCCCGGCCGACCCACATCCAGACCGTGCGCGGCGTCGGCTACCGGTTGGAGCGGCCATGA